From one Triticum aestivum cultivar Chinese Spring chromosome 4B, IWGSC CS RefSeq v2.1, whole genome shotgun sequence genomic stretch:
- the LOC123094774 gene encoding pre-mRNA-splicing factor CWC22, protein MSSSSSPRHKKILPQDSPFPNQILADSLHSLPLAHARLPIDNAPSSSSDFRKNHGLPSPFRPDPISPECAAARSFHELNSAITRDAHGNEATTPSTSRRTLPRSSRSPSSPPRALEAADTTIAIAEMRRTSSCSAPTPRLAGGPPKGRHHQRSNRSSSWLRGRGTLPDPATQRRLTPHWSSRPSLPHRRRRGSPDAATSPAPSASVNHQLPPLQDVPGLLAGLVWFLCS, encoded by the exons atgtcatcttcttcctccccacgaCACAAGAAAATCCTTCCCCAAGATAGCCCCTTTCCTAATCAAATCCTTGCTGATTCGCTCCATTCCTTACCCCTCGCACACGCCCGCCTCCCTATAGATAATGCCCCCTCCTCCTCATCCGATTTTCGCAAAAATCACGGTCTCCCGAGCCCGTTTCGGCCTGATCCAATCTCGCCGGAGTGCGCCGCCGCACGGAGCTTTCACGAGTTGAATTCCGCCATTACTAGAG ACGCGCACGGTAACGAAGCTACAACTCCTTCCACATCTCGCCGGACTTTGCCTCGCTCCAGCCGATCGCCCTCGTCACCACCGCGAGCACTAGAAGCCGCAGACACTACCATCGCCATCGCCGAGATGCGCCGGACCTCGTCGTGTTCCGCCCCGACTCCACGCCTCGCTGGAGGACCACCGAAGGGCCGCCACCATCAAAGGTCAAACCGCTCGAGCTCTTGGCTCCGTGGCAGGGGCACCCTGCCCGAccccgccacccagcgccgcctcACGCCACACTGGAGCAGCCGCCCCTCCCTACCTCACCGCCGACGCCGGGGATCGCCAGATGCCGCCACCTCACCGGCGCCCTCCGCCTCTGTCAACCACCAACTCCCGCC tttgcaggatgtgcctggattgcttgctggTTTGGTCTGGTTCTTGTGTTCGTGA